One stretch of Arachis duranensis cultivar V14167 chromosome 1, aradu.V14167.gnm2.J7QH, whole genome shotgun sequence DNA includes these proteins:
- the LOC107476631 gene encoding phosphatidylinositol/phosphatidylcholine transfer protein SFH13: MDSNQVSGVFEDGVGFGLGVDGETCEEERKRSKIGSLKKKAISASCRFTHSLKKRGGKSRIVDDNSNNNNRVHIEDVRDAQEESAVQKLRLKLLQRCSLRPTHDDYHALLRFLKARDFDIEKTIQMWEDMLSWRKEYGTDTILQDFEFEELEEVLQHYPQGYHGVDKEGRPVYIERLGKAHPSRLMRITTIDRYLKYHVQEFERALQEKFPACSVASKRRISSTTTILDVQGLGMKNFSPTAANLLAAMTRIDNNYYPETLHRMYIVNAGTGFKKMLWPAAQKFLDPKTIAKIQVYEPKSLCKLLDVIDSSQLPDFLGGSCTCPGEGGCLRSSMGPWKDPDVMKVVHSVEATVVRQITGLPGEQGKSDSFWIHSHKEQWGDASPVESGSDIDDCCSPYIQRSFTFPRLAPVLEELRVSDSYFSCNGSTPKAEKVPTSDEFHRPNKQSLHNDVGKIVSSENCQETFFGISNWFSLVKAMVAKTKFLNVSRVLTYVLQRLVTFFCSLRFEFVRIQNDVLPSIPIEPNTDNILATSEVVSERDHILPCLQRLQRLENAVEELRDKPASIPLEKDQMLKGSLDRIKSVEFDLEKTKRVVHAMVMKQLEISDLLEKFQVSKCRKRRLFC, translated from the exons ATGGACTCAAATCAAGTTTCAG GGGTTTTTGAAGATGGGGTTGGTTTTGGTCTTGGTGTTGATGGTGAGACCTGTGAAGAGGAAAGGAAGAGATCAAAGATTGGGAGCTTGAAGAAGAAGGCCATAAGTGCTTCATGCAGGTTCACTCATTCTCTGAAGAAGAGAGGGGGGAAAAGCAGAATTGTAGATGATAacagtaacaacaacaataggGTTCACATTGAAGATGTGAGAGATGCACAAGAGGAATCAGCTGTGCAAAAATTGCGTCTGAAACTGCTACAAAGGTGTTCTTTGCGTCCAACTCATGATGATTATCATGCATTGTTAAG GTTTCTGAAAGCAAGGGACTTTGACATTGAGAAGACTATTCAGATGTGGGAAGACATGTTAAGCTGGAGAAAAGAATATGGAACTGATACCATCCTTCAG gattttgaatttgaagagtTGGAAGAAGTACTGCAGCATTATCCTCAAGGGTATCATGGAGTTGACAAAGAAGGTAGGCCAGTTTACATTGAGAGGCTTGGGAAAGCTCATCCGAGCCGCTTGATGCGCATTACCACAATAGATAGATATTTGAAGTACCATGTTCAGGAGTTTGAGAGAGCTCTACAGGAGAAATTTCCAGCATGTTCTGTTGCTTCCAAGAGACGGATTTCTTCAACCACAACAATTTTGGACGTGCAGGGCTTG GGAATGAAAAATTTCTCACCTACTGCTGCAAATCTCTTGGCTGCTATGACAAGAATAGATAACAATTACTATCCTGAG ACATTACATCGGATGTATATAGTAAATGCTGGTACTGGCTTCAAGAAGATGCTTTGGCCTGCTGCACAGAAGTTTCTTGATCCCAAAACTATTGCAAAGATACAG GTTTATGAACCCAAGTCTTTATGCAAGTTACTGGATGTCATTGACTCAAG TCAGTTGCCAGATTTTTTGGGTGGTTCATGTACATGTCCTGGAGAAGGTGGATGTCTAAGGTCTAGCATGGGTCCATGGAAAGATCCTGATGTCATGAAG GTGGTACATAGTGTGGAGGCAACTGTTGTGAGACAAATCACTGGACTACCCGGTGAACAAGGGAAATCAGACTCTTTTTGGATTCACTCACATAAG GAGCAATGGGGTGATGCATCACCGGTAGAATCAGGGTCTGATATTGATGATTGTTGCTCACCATACATACAAAGAAGCTTTACCTTTCCTCGGTTAGCCCCAGTTCTTGAAGAA CTCAGGGTATCAGATAGCTACTTCAGTTGTAATGGTAGCACACCTAAAGCTGAGAAAGTGCCCACAAGTGATGAATTTCATCGTCCTAACAAACAGTCATTGCACAATGATGTGGGGAAAATTGTTTCTAGCGAAAACTGTCAAG AAACCTTTTTTGGCATCAGCAATTGGTTCAGTCTTGTCAAAGCAATGGTGGCGAAAACTAAGTTCTTAAATGTGTCAAGAGTGCTTACATATGTATTGCAAAGACTAGTTACATTCTTCTGCAgtttaagatttgaatttgtTAGAATACAGAACGATGTTTTGCCGTCTATCCCCATCGAACCTAACACTGATAACATTTTGGCAACTAGTGAAGTTGTGTCCGAAAGGGATCATATTCTACCATGTTTACAACGCCTTCAGAGACTAGAAAATGCTGTTGAGGAACTTCGCGATAAACCAGCAAGTATACCTCTTGAAAAGGATCAAATGCTTAAGGGTTCGTTGGATAGGATTAAATCTGTTGAGTTTGATCTTGAAAAGACTAAAAGG GTAGTACATGCTATGGTGATGAAGCAACTTGAGATTTCAGATCTGCTCGAGAAGTTTCAGGTGTCCAAATGTCGA AAAAGAAGGCTTTTCTGTTAA
- the LOC110274752 gene encoding serine/threonine-protein phosphatase 7 long form homolog: protein MIWGFMVHDQNVTARIEEIGRSVLNCCNRTVRFFAGKGSRMLQCDHYMPPDRYNPIAEGFLRDTGFYYVSQIGVVQCQAALVNALIERWRPETHSFHFPVGECAVTLEDVALIYGLPTNGLPVTGPTLSSYEALEAECLDQFGVAPRQADCRGSFIKLTWFRALKDRLVLVDDIQIQRYVKCHIMLLFGTVMFGDKSGAGVHWKFLPLLRNFAGIIQFSWGSACLAHLYRALCRATRVDCKEIDGPLTLLLAWAWIRLPFLAPIPTTLTTSTMTVALGPALLTSPRTTQHPSVHLIQEPGHPWPTFGYPS from the exons ATGATATGGGGCTTCATGGTGCATGACCAGAATGTGACGGCTAGGATCGaagaaatcggacggtccgttTTGAATTGCTgtaatcggacggtccgatttttTGCTGGGAAG gGATCTAGAATGTTGCAATGTGACCACTACATGCCGCCGGATCGGTACAATCCAATAGCGGAGGGGTTTTTACGGGACACcggtttttattatgtttcacAGATTGGAGTTGTCCAATGTCAGGCGGCATTGGTTAATGCTTTGATTGAGAGATGGCGCCCCGAGACTCACAGCTTCCATTTTCCGGTTGGTGAGTGTGCTGTGACACTGGAGGATGTGGCGTTAATTTATGGTCTTCCGACGAATGGTTTGCCAGTTACGGGACCGACACTGAGTAGTTATGAGGCGTTAGAGGCTGAATGCTTGGatcagtttggtgttgcaccTAGGCAGGCAGACTGTAGGGGAAGTTTCATCAAGTTGACGTGGTTTCGAGCATTGAAGGATCGGTTAGTGTTGGTTGATGATATCCAGATTCAGAGGTACGTGAAGTGCCACATAATGTTATTGTTTGGAACCGTTATGTTTGGAGATAAGTCTGGAGCAGGGGTGCACTGGAAGTTTCTCCCATTACTCCGTAACTTTGCCGGGATAATACAGTTCAGTTGGGGTTCGGCATGCCTGGCACACCTGTACAGAGCTTTGTGTAGGGCAACTCGTGTCGACTGTAAGGAGATTGATGGTCCGTTGACACTCTTGCTTGCCTGGGCTTGGATCCGCCTACCGTTCCTTGCGCCGATTCCCACCACGTTGACGACATCTACTATGACTGTGGCCCTCGGCCCCGCATTGCTTACATCGCCTAGGACCACGCAACATCCGAGTgtccatctcattcaagaaCCGGGTCATCCTTGGCCGACCTTTGGATACCCGTCTTAG